A region of the Dickeya chrysanthemi NCPPB 402 genome:
CCACTGCTAAAACCATTACGTTCTAAAAGCAGAGTTATGGTAGGCGGCAGCGTCTGTTTACGGTCAAAAATCACAGCTAAAACAAGTTTTTCTAGCATTATTGCTATCACAATATTCAACGCTATCTCACAAAAAGGCACTGTTAACGCTTTGTTAACCACATTAATTGCGATAAATATGGTTTATAAAATGAATTCGATTATTAATCGTGATTATTTCCATTTTTCTTTTTCTCCGCCATCCGCCCGCCGAATTTGCGGAATTTGGCTTAAAATGCAGAGGCATAACATGATGTTCCGTGCCATAATCAGCGGCTACCACAGAACACGGCTTGGTACGTATTCACCGTATGCGTCAGGCGAAAGGATTGTTTATGAAGCTGAAAACTTGCGTTGTTGCATCCACTTTCTTATCAATAGTAGCGTTTTCGGCGCAGGCTGCGCAGGAACTTACGCCAGAGAAAGCAGAATCACTCAAACCCTTTGAACGTATTACCTTTTTTGGTCGTTACGATGCCATTTACGAAGCCGCTGCTGATGCGTCCCAAAAGGCAGATGAGCGTGGCGCCGTCGCTTTTTACATTCAGAGCACATCTGAAGTCAATGGCGGTCGTTGGCAGGTCACCGTTGATTTGTATAAGAAAGACGCGCCTGCAGCCGTCAAGGATACTTCTCACCGTGAATTCAGCGGCGTCAAAGAATTACCGAAGGATGAAGCCGTTCGTCTGGAACCTTATGACACCGTGACCATTACCGGTTTCTTTGCCAACCAACCGGAAGTCAACGAAGCGATCGGCAAAGCCGCCAAACAGAAAAATGCCTATTTCTTCTACATTGTTCGCCAGGTTGACATTAATTCCAGCGGTGCAACCCAGTCAATTACCGCCTTTGTTTATAAGAAAGATGCGCCGAAGCGTCAGGTACAAAGCCCTGATGCCATTCCTGCCGACTCAGAAGCCGGCAAAGCGGCTATTGCCGCGGGTGGCGAAGCCGCTTCAAAAGTGGAAATCCCCGGCGTGGCGACCTCTTCCAGCCTGAGCGACAAAGTCGGTAACTTCTTCCAGACTCAATCGTCATCCGTTGGTTCACGTTACAGTGTCACCATGCCTGACGGTACAAAAATTCAGGAACTGAACAACGCCACAGCCGCACAAATGGCGCCGTTTGATTCCATTACCTTCCGCGGCAGCTTCAGCAGCCCGACGGACATTTCTGAAGCCGTTGCCAAACAGGCTGCGAAAAAAGGCGCCAAGTTCTACCACATCACCAAAGAGTGGCAGGAAAAAGGCGACCATTACACCATCAGCGCCGATCTGTACAAATAATCGCAACCTGATGCATAAAAAACCGCCGACCGGCGGTTTTTTTATCTGGCGAGCAGCTTAATTGCTGGTATCTAATTCCGGAAAACTTTTAACCAGTTCGTCAATCGCTTTCATTTGTTGCAGGAACGGTTCCAGTTTATCCAGCGGCAACGCAGAAGGCCCGTCACATTTGGCGCTGTTCGGCTCTGGATGGGCTTCAATAAACAACCCGGCGATACCGACCGCCATCCCCGCGCGCGCCAGTTCCGCCACCTGAGCACGACGGCCGCCAGAGGCAGCGCCGAACGGATCGCGGCATTGCAACGCATGTGTGACGTCGAAAATCACCGGTGCGCCATGGGAAACCTGCTTCATGACATTGAAGCCCAGCATATCCACAACCAGATTGTCGTAGCCGAAGTTGCTGCCGCGATCGCACAAAATCACCTGTTCATTGCCGCCTTCGCGGAATTTATCCACGATATTCCCGACCTGTCCGGGGCTGATGAACTGCGGTTTTTTGATGTTGATGACCGCGCCAGTTTTCGCCATCGCTTCCACCAGATCAGTCTGGCGAGCAAGGAATGCCGGCAACTGAATAACGTCAACCACTTCAGATACCGCTTGAGCCTGCTGGGGTTCGTGCACATCAGTAATGATTTTCACGCCGAAAGACTGTTTCAGCTCCTGAAAAATCTTCATCCCTTCTTCCAGACCCGGACCACGGTAAGAATGGATGGAAGAACGGTTGGCTTTGTCAAAGGAAGCCTTAAAAACATAGGGGATGTCCAGTTTCTGCGTCACCGTGACATAGTGTTCGCAAATCCGCATCGCCATCTCACGGGATTCAAGCACGTTCATGCCGCCGAACAGCACAAACGGCAGATGGTTGGCAACCGGGATCGTCCCGATG
Encoded here:
- the ydgH gene encoding DUF1471 family protein YdgH — translated: MKLKTCVVASTFLSIVAFSAQAAQELTPEKAESLKPFERITFFGRYDAIYEAAADASQKADERGAVAFYIQSTSEVNGGRWQVTVDLYKKDAPAAVKDTSHREFSGVKELPKDEAVRLEPYDTVTITGFFANQPEVNEAIGKAAKQKNAYFFYIVRQVDINSSGATQSITAFVYKKDAPKRQVQSPDAIPADSEAGKAAIAAGGEAASKVEIPGVATSSSLSDKVGNFFQTQSSSVGSRYSVTMPDGTKIQELNNATAAQMAPFDSITFRGSFSSPTDISEAVAKQAAKKGAKFYHITKEWQEKGDHYTISADLYK
- the kdsA gene encoding 3-deoxy-8-phosphooctulonate synthase, which codes for MNNKVVNIGTIPVANHLPFVLFGGMNVLESREMAMRICEHYVTVTQKLDIPYVFKASFDKANRSSIHSYRGPGLEEGMKIFQELKQSFGVKIITDVHEPQQAQAVSEVVDVIQLPAFLARQTDLVEAMAKTGAVINIKKPQFISPGQVGNIVDKFREGGNEQVILCDRGSNFGYDNLVVDMLGFNVMKQVSHGAPVIFDVTHALQCRDPFGAASGGRRAQVAELARAGMAVGIAGLFIEAHPEPNSAKCDGPSALPLDKLEPFLQQMKAIDELVKSFPELDTSN